CTGGTCGCGGATCAGATTCGTGGACTGCCTGTAGACAAGGCGCTTGAATTGCTGCAGTTCAGTACCAAGAAGGCCGCGTTGCCAATTCGCAAGTGTCTCGAGTCTGCTATTGCCAATGCCGAACATAACGAAGGCGCGGACATAGATGAGCTGAAAGTCAGCCGAATTTGCGTTGACGAAGGTTCCGTCATGAAGCGTTGGCAAGCTCGTGCAAAGGGTCGTGGGGTACGAATTCTCAAACGTACCAGCCATATCAGCGTCACCGTTGGTGACAGCAAAGGGGGCAAATAATGGGTCAGAAAGTACACCCGATTGGAATGCGGCTTGGCGTAGTCCGTGACTGGACTGCCAGATGGTATGCAGGCGGCACCGACTTTGCGGACAACCTGATTACAGATCTGAAGCTGCGTGATTATCTTAAAGACAAGCTGAAAAACGCGGCAGTCAGCAAGATTCTTATTGATCGCCCTGCCCAGGAAAATATCAACGTAACGGTTCATACCGCGCGTCCCGGTATCGTCATCGGCAAGAAGGGTGAAGATATCGAGAAAATGCGCAAGGAGCTGAGTGCGTTTACCGGCCGCCAGGTTCATCTGTCGGTAGAAGAAGTGCGCAAGCCGGAACTGGATGCGCAACTGGTTGCCGAGAGCATTGCCCAGCAACTGGAAAAGCGTGTCATGTTCCGTCGCGCCATGAAGCGTGCCGTGCAGAACGCCATGCGTCTGCGCGCCGGTGGCGTCAAGGTTATGATCAGCGGTCGCCTGAACGGTGCAGAAATTGCCCGTACAGAATGGTATCGCGAAGGTCGTGTTCCGCTGCACACGCTGCGTGCGGATATCGACTATGGATTCGCCGAAGCAGCAACAACGTACGGCATCATTGGCATCAAGGTTTGGATTTTCAAGGGCGAGGTCTTTGATCGGGATGAAGCTGCTTCATTGGAAGCTGATTCCGGCAAAAAGGCCAGTGCCTGAGATTTCGGAGTAAAGAGAGATGTTACAACCGAAAAGAACAAAATTTCGCAAGGTGCAAAAAGGCCGTAACCGGGGCAATGCCCGCGGTACCAAGGTCAGCTTTGGCGAGTATGGTCTGAAAGCTACTACGCGTGGCCGCGTAACCGCGCGCCAGATCGAGGCTGCACGTCGTGCCATGACGCGTCACATCAAGCGTGGTGGTCGTATCTGGATTCGTATTTTCCCGGACAAGCCGATCTCCAAGAAGCCTCTTGAAGTTCGTATGGGTAAGGGCAAGGGTAACCCGGAGTACTGGGTATCCCAGGTCAAGCCAGGAGCAGTACTGTACGAGATGGAAGGCGTGACAGAAGAAATTGCACGCGAAGCGTTCCGTCTGGCTGCTGCCAAGTTGCCGGTACTTACAACATTTGTTTCTCGTCAGGTGGGCTAAATGAAGGCAAACAAGATTCGTGAGATGGATGCCACAGGCATGCAGAAAGAGCTGACAGCCCTGTACAAGGAACAGTTTGCGCTGCGTATGCAAAATTCGACTGGCCAGCTGGCGCAGACATCACAGTTGAAACGGGTACGTCGCGATATTGCCCGCATTCGTACCGTTATGAATGAAAAGTCTAAAGGTGAATCGGCATGAGTGAGCAAACACAAACTGCACGTTCAGTGACCGGTACCGTGGTCAGCAGCAAGATGGACAAGAGCATTGTCGTTGCTGTGGATCGGAAGGTGGCCCACCCGCTGTACAAGAAGTTTATTAGCCAGCGTACCAAGCTTCACGCTCATGATGAAAATAATGAGTGCGGAGAGGGTGATGTTGTAATGATTGAAGAGTGTCGTCCGCTGTCCAAAACCAAGTCCTGGAGACTGGTCAAGGTGGTTGAGAAGGCAGTGAAGGTATAGAGCGGAGCCAGAAACCATGATTCAGATGCAAAGCACGCTGACTGTGGCTGATAACAGTGGCGCTAAAAAAGTTCAGTGTATTAAGGTTCTGGGCGGTTCCAAGCGTCGCTATGCCGGTATCGGCGATATCATCAAGGTCAGTATCAAGGAAGCGATCCCGCGTGGTCGTGTGAAAAAGGGCGATGTGTACAACGCCGTTATCGTTCGCACCAAGAAGGGCGTGCGCCGCAATGATGGCTCTGTAATTCGCTTTGATAACAATTCTGCTGTTTTGCTGAACCAGGCACTGCAGCCGATTGGAACACGTATTTTCGGCCCGGTTACCCGTGAACTGCGCTCTGAAAATTTCATGAAAATCATTTCGCTGGCCCCCGAGGTCCTTTAAAAGCGGTGGATGACAATGGCCAAGATTAGAAAAGGCGACAAAGTCGTAGTGCTGACAGGCAAGGACAAGGGCAAGCAAGGCTCTGTTCTTCGTGTTCTGGATGACAACCGTGTATTGGTTGAGAAGATCAACATGATCACCCGGCACGTAAGACCGAATCCGAATCAGGGTGTAACCGGCGGGCGCGTTGAACAGGAAGCGCCGCTGCAGATTTCCAATGTAGCATTGGTAAATCCGGCCACAGGCAAGGCCGATCGTGTCGGTTACAAGATCCTGGAAGATGGCAAAAAGGTTCGTTACTTCAAGAGTAACGGCGAAGTTGCAGACGTTTAAGTTCGACAGGAACAAGAGCAATGACTCGACTGGAACAGAAGTACAAAGAAGTGGTTGTGCCGGAGCTGATGAAAAAGTTCGGGTACAAAAACGTGATGGAAGTCCCGCGCATTACCAAGATCACCGTTAATATGGGTGTGGGTGGTGCAATGGCTGACAAGAAGCTGATTGAACATGCAACCGGTGACCTGGAAAAGATCGCCGGCCAGAAGCCT
This DNA window, taken from Gammaproteobacteria bacterium, encodes the following:
- the rplV gene encoding 50S ribosomal protein L22 yields the protein MEAKAIAKNIRTSAQKARLVADQIRGLPVDKALELLQFSTKKAALPIRKCLESAIANAEHNEGADIDELKVSRICVDEGSVMKRWQARAKGRGVRILKRTSHISVTVGDSKGGK
- the rpsC gene encoding 30S ribosomal protein S3 — protein: MGQKVHPIGMRLGVVRDWTARWYAGGTDFADNLITDLKLRDYLKDKLKNAAVSKILIDRPAQENINVTVHTARPGIVIGKKGEDIEKMRKELSAFTGRQVHLSVEEVRKPELDAQLVAESIAQQLEKRVMFRRAMKRAVQNAMRLRAGGVKVMISGRLNGAEIARTEWYREGRVPLHTLRADIDYGFAEAATTYGIIGIKVWIFKGEVFDRDEAASLEADSGKKASA
- the rplP gene encoding 50S ribosomal protein L16, whose product is MLQPKRTKFRKVQKGRNRGNARGTKVSFGEYGLKATTRGRVTARQIEAARRAMTRHIKRGGRIWIRIFPDKPISKKPLEVRMGKGKGNPEYWVSQVKPGAVLYEMEGVTEEIAREAFRLAAAKLPVLTTFVSRQVG
- the rpmC gene encoding 50S ribosomal protein L29, producing the protein MKANKIREMDATGMQKELTALYKEQFALRMQNSTGQLAQTSQLKRVRRDIARIRTVMNEKSKGESA
- the rpsQ gene encoding 30S ribosomal protein S17; the protein is MSEQTQTARSVTGTVVSSKMDKSIVVAVDRKVAHPLYKKFISQRTKLHAHDENNECGEGDVVMIEECRPLSKTKSWRLVKVVEKAVKV
- the rplN gene encoding 50S ribosomal protein L14, translating into MIQMQSTLTVADNSGAKKVQCIKVLGGSKRRYAGIGDIIKVSIKEAIPRGRVKKGDVYNAVIVRTKKGVRRNDGSVIRFDNNSAVLLNQALQPIGTRIFGPVTRELRSENFMKIISLAPEVL
- the rplX gene encoding 50S ribosomal protein L24 — translated: MAKIRKGDKVVVLTGKDKGKQGSVLRVLDDNRVLVEKINMITRHVRPNPNQGVTGGRVEQEAPLQISNVALVNPATGKADRVGYKILEDGKKVRYFKSNGEVADV